One Sphingomonas endolithica DNA segment encodes these proteins:
- a CDS encoding cysteine desulfurase family protein produces the protein MIYLDYQATTPLAPEAFEAMLPWLRDNFANPHSPHAAGRKAKAAVEHARAQVAALLPPGGHLSFTSGATEALNWAIKGVGPGRIVALASEHAAVLDTVKALAGEGRDVVILPVGADGLIDLAAASAAIVPGTALVVAMLVNNEIGVVQPIAELAALAHAAGALLLCDAVQGYGRVSIPAACDLVAISGHKVHGPKGVGALWIRDGVVLDPLLHGGGQEAGGRSGTLSPALCVGFGVAARLMEERREGDAAHVEALWGAAIALLDRDRAHGGWQLNGAADARYRGNLNIRREGLDVARLMSDLRDIAFSAGSACASGSGRSSHVLRAIGLSDAQARSSIRLGFGRYTTEAELSAAIDRIMAAADAQRIAA, from the coding sequence ATGATCTATCTCGATTACCAGGCGACAACGCCGCTGGCCCCGGAGGCGTTCGAGGCGATGCTTCCGTGGCTGCGCGACAATTTTGCCAACCCCCATTCGCCGCATGCCGCGGGGCGGAAGGCCAAGGCGGCCGTCGAGCATGCGCGGGCGCAGGTGGCGGCGCTGCTGCCGCCGGGCGGGCACCTGTCCTTCACCAGCGGCGCGACCGAGGCGCTCAACTGGGCGATCAAGGGGGTGGGCCCAGGGAGGATCGTGGCGCTGGCGAGCGAGCACGCCGCGGTACTGGATACCGTGAAGGCGCTGGCGGGGGAGGGCCGGGACGTCGTGATCCTGCCGGTGGGGGCGGACGGGTTGATCGATCTTGCCGCAGCGTCGGCCGCGATCGTCCCCGGCACCGCGCTCGTCGTGGCGATGCTCGTCAATAACGAGATCGGCGTGGTGCAGCCGATCGCGGAACTGGCGGCGTTGGCGCATGCGGCCGGCGCCTTGCTGCTGTGCGACGCGGTCCAGGGCTATGGCCGCGTGTCGATTCCGGCCGCGTGCGATCTGGTCGCTATTTCGGGGCACAAGGTTCACGGGCCGAAGGGCGTCGGCGCGTTGTGGATACGAGATGGCGTGGTGCTCGATCCGCTGCTGCACGGCGGCGGGCAAGAGGCTGGCGGTCGATCGGGTACTTTGTCGCCGGCCTTGTGCGTGGGGTTCGGCGTCGCGGCGCGGCTGATGGAGGAGCGGCGGGAAGGGGATGCTGCCCATGTCGAAGCTCTGTGGGGTGCCGCGATCGCCTTGCTCGACCGGGATCGCGCTCACGGGGGGTGGCAGCTCAACGGTGCTGCCGATGCGCGCTACCGTGGCAATCTCAACATCCGCCGCGAGGGTCTCGACGTCGCCCGCCTGATGTCGGACCTGCGCGACATCGCCTTCTCCGCCGGCTCGGCCTGCGCCAGCGGCTCGGGGCGGTCCAGCCACGTGCTCCGCGCGATCGGGCTGAGCGACGCGCAGGCGCGCTCCAGCATCCGCTTGGGGTTCGGGCGTTATACGACCGAGGCGGAGCTGAGCGCGGCGATCGACCGCATTATGGCCGCCGCCGACGCGCAGCGGAT